One window from the genome of Methylophaga thalassica encodes:
- a CDS encoding type II toxin-antitoxin system HipA family toxin has product MTHGLAVYLNNKHVGRLWLADKRRLAFQYEKGWLRSEDTIPLSLSLPLQPDIFDDDVARPFFANLLPEAEQRRLVALNLGVSEGNDYALLDEIGGECAGAVMLLPDGELPTEYGIYQPVDDDELKAIIDELPRRPMMAGEEGVRLSLAGAQSKLPVYYNKESGLLSITSGAAPSTHIIKPPISRIQHSVENEAFCMQLALHLGLAVPPATVLHKHMPLYLVERYDRSVDGASGRIERLHQEDFCQALAVMPDMKYEKEGGPILQQCFQLLRDRSIQPTADIQSLLDWVVFNFLIGNADAHAKNISLLLTDTGPKLAPFYDLLSTAVYPELNAKMAMRIGGEDRPDWIIARRWQQFAKDIEIQDKLVRSRLQKMSQQIVEQAYALRDAFFAEHGQCVVIDKIITIIEARARKVATILAETK; this is encoded by the coding sequence ATGACTCATGGGTTAGCTGTTTATTTAAACAATAAGCATGTCGGTCGCTTGTGGCTTGCAGATAAACGTCGGCTGGCCTTTCAGTATGAAAAAGGCTGGCTCCGTAGTGAGGATACCATACCTTTATCATTGTCCTTGCCACTGCAACCGGACATTTTTGATGATGACGTGGCCCGCCCATTTTTTGCCAATCTGCTGCCCGAAGCTGAGCAACGCAGGTTGGTTGCCTTAAATCTAGGCGTGTCAGAGGGTAATGATTATGCTTTATTGGATGAAATCGGCGGTGAATGTGCCGGTGCAGTCATGTTATTGCCTGATGGAGAGCTGCCAACCGAATATGGTATATACCAGCCAGTTGATGATGACGAACTGAAAGCGATAATCGACGAGCTGCCAAGGCGGCCTATGATGGCAGGTGAAGAAGGCGTAAGGCTCTCATTGGCTGGTGCTCAGAGCAAGCTCCCTGTTTATTACAACAAAGAATCTGGCTTACTCAGCATTACTTCGGGTGCAGCACCAAGTACACATATTATTAAACCGCCCATATCCCGTATTCAACACTCTGTAGAAAATGAAGCTTTCTGCATGCAACTGGCTTTACATCTTGGTCTAGCCGTACCGCCTGCTACAGTCTTGCATAAACATATGCCTCTGTATTTGGTCGAGCGCTATGACCGGTCGGTAGATGGGGCTAGTGGCAGAATCGAACGCCTCCATCAGGAAGATTTCTGTCAGGCTTTGGCTGTGATGCCGGATATGAAATATGAAAAAGAGGGTGGCCCGATACTTCAGCAATGCTTCCAACTACTGCGTGACAGGAGCATTCAACCAACAGCAGACATCCAGTCATTACTGGATTGGGTTGTCTTTAATTTCCTTATTGGCAATGCAGATGCGCATGCAAAAAACATTTCCCTACTGCTAACGGACACGGGGCCTAAGCTGGCACCGTTTTATGACCTGTTGTCCACGGCAGTATACCCCGAGTTAAACGCCAAGATGGCGATGCGGATTGGAGGAGAAGACAGACCTGATTGGATCATTGCTCGCCGTTGGCAGCAATTCGCCAAAGATATAGAGATTCAAGACAAACTCGTTAGATCGAGACTCCAAAAAATGAGTCAGCAGATTGTTGAGCAGGCCTATGCATTAAGAGACGCCTTTTTTGCTGAGCATGGGCAGTGCGTAGTCATCGATAAAATTATCACCATCATTGAAGCACGTGCACGCAAGGTAGCTACCATCCTTGCTGAAACGAAATAA
- a CDS encoding helix-turn-helix transcriptional regulator, translating into MFEIIGSSIIPVREYLMGLAVSDTNILPYGKILSVDDIGRLVRSHRKSQSATQADFAALCGVGVRFISELENGKTTIELGKALQVLKSLGLEVYIQPRDWKRSGIDVNEAKG; encoded by the coding sequence TTGTTTGAAATTATTGGCAGTAGTATTATTCCCGTTCGGGAATATTTAATGGGGCTGGCTGTGAGTGATACTAATATTTTACCGTACGGGAAAATATTGTCGGTTGATGACATTGGCCGGCTAGTGCGTTCACACCGTAAATCACAGTCAGCAACTCAAGCTGATTTTGCTGCCTTGTGTGGTGTGGGTGTTCGATTCATTTCAGAACTTGAAAATGGCAAAACAACAATTGAGTTAGGTAAAGCCCTACAGGTATTGAAGAGCCTGGGCCTGGAAGTTTACATTCAGCCACGTGATTGGAAGCGCTCTGGTATTGACGTCAATGAGGCTAAGGGCTGA
- a CDS encoding DNA methyltransferase — protein sequence MANESTNNAKKEKFIGLLHELFQLNQPELDFGLYRIMHAKSDQIKAFIQNDLASEIDGAFADSGDDKIAELKASYEQARAQAVEFGIDDPDSNPKVKAAKEAYDAARDNGDDPSDIYDHLYRFFSRYYDKGDFLSRRYHVGENESRAAPYAVPYDGREVYLHWANKDQYYIKSSEYLSNFSFDLLEATEKERKRQGTVGQGGLDFGRDDAGNPIKVTFQLVDASEGAHNNVKENQTRFFIIHADKPVEVGPLVSAEGKADGHELVINFEYRPDPEKTGQESGWQKKRLQEAESTILGTLKADESLLTFHDALAFQAPTEKQKDRTLLAKYLTSYTARNTMDYFIHKDLGGFLRRELDFYIKNEIMRLDDLSGDDISGVAHSLKKITVLRTIARQIIDFLAQLENFQKKLWLKKKFVTEVNYCITLDRVPESFYDEIVTNQKQWDEWKGLGFISDETEQTSKTLKDNPHMVVDTGLMDESSKYCLLAEIEGLDEQCEGVLINSDNFQALKFIKQRYAESVDYIYIDPPYNTNSTPILYKNAYKDSSWISLMADRMRESRDLLTDKGVKTVAIDDTEMVNLSMLMKDTFPDHRLSRVTVVHNPKGSITKAFNRTHEYALFLTKDDGGIHITRTPEQNEKPRKMRRWGENSLRTERRLSFYPIYVKGKEIVRVGDVPDDDYHPEGRNIQLESGEIEIWPIDQDGVERRWNFGLDSIHENLSRVTVLEVDGTLDLFLTHELTVPKTVWSSGDYDAGNYGNTLLIDILGNKRFDFPKSIRLIEKCITLATREDAPEPLILDYFGGSGTTAHASINHSRRGKRTKYCLVEMGKHFDDVVLPRTKKVIYSEDWKAGRPLTRKGISHCFKYLRLESYEDSLNNLGLAETAHTDDFFSDSINGQLRKDFFLNYFLDVETRGSASLLNIEQFQDPTKYSLRVKKPGTDIQVPICVDLIETFNWLLGLEVALLDKPRTYDAEFEREYDSELPEDQHTRLQVKRFKEDDHGSYWFRVVDGHVRREYGNDADKEKVMVIWRKLTDDPEKDAAALEALLSKYRVNQSDSEFDKIYINGPHGLSLTGQAKSKLLSLEETFMARMWEDTDGAMG from the coding sequence ATGGCTAACGAAAGTACCAATAACGCCAAAAAAGAAAAATTCATCGGGCTGCTGCATGAGTTATTTCAGCTCAACCAGCCGGAACTGGACTTTGGTTTGTACCGTATCATGCATGCCAAGAGCGACCAGATTAAGGCCTTCATTCAAAATGATCTGGCAAGTGAGATTGATGGGGCCTTTGCTGACAGTGGCGATGACAAAATTGCTGAACTGAAAGCTAGTTATGAGCAAGCCCGGGCACAAGCTGTTGAGTTTGGTATCGATGACCCTGATTCAAACCCTAAGGTCAAAGCTGCCAAAGAGGCTTATGATGCTGCACGTGATAATGGCGATGATCCGTCTGATATATATGATCATCTGTACCGCTTCTTCTCCCGTTATTACGACAAGGGCGATTTTCTATCACGTCGTTACCATGTAGGTGAAAACGAATCTCGTGCTGCACCGTATGCAGTGCCTTATGATGGCCGTGAAGTCTATCTGCACTGGGCAAATAAAGATCAGTATTACATCAAGTCCAGTGAATACCTCTCCAATTTTAGTTTTGACCTGTTAGAGGCCACCGAAAAAGAACGAAAACGCCAAGGCACAGTTGGCCAGGGCGGTCTTGATTTTGGGCGTGATGATGCCGGCAACCCTATTAAGGTGACCTTTCAACTCGTCGATGCTTCAGAAGGTGCCCATAACAACGTCAAAGAAAATCAGACACGTTTTTTTATCATTCATGCAGACAAGCCTGTAGAAGTAGGGCCACTTGTTTCGGCAGAGGGGAAAGCCGACGGCCATGAACTCGTCATTAACTTTGAATATCGACCTGATCCAGAGAAAACAGGTCAGGAAAGTGGCTGGCAGAAAAAACGGTTACAAGAAGCAGAATCAACCATTCTAGGGACGTTGAAAGCCGATGAGAGTTTACTGACATTTCATGATGCCTTGGCATTTCAGGCCCCAACTGAAAAGCAAAAAGACCGCACTTTACTTGCCAAGTATCTGACCAGTTACACCGCGCGAAACACTATGGATTATTTTATCCATAAAGATTTGGGCGGCTTCTTGCGCCGGGAGCTGGATTTCTATATAAAAAACGAAATCATGCGCCTGGATGATCTGAGTGGTGATGATATTAGTGGTGTTGCGCATTCACTGAAAAAAATTACCGTCTTACGTACTATTGCCCGGCAGATTATCGATTTCCTTGCACAGTTGGAAAACTTCCAGAAAAAGCTCTGGTTGAAGAAAAAATTTGTGACGGAAGTGAACTACTGCATCACCCTAGATCGAGTCCCAGAATCATTTTATGACGAAATCGTTACTAATCAAAAACAGTGGGATGAATGGAAGGGGCTTGGCTTTATTTCTGATGAGACAGAGCAGACCAGTAAGACTCTGAAAGATAATCCACATATGGTGGTTGATACTGGCTTAATGGATGAGTCTAGTAAGTATTGCTTATTGGCAGAAATTGAAGGGTTAGACGAACAATGTGAAGGTGTCCTAATTAACTCTGATAACTTCCAGGCCTTGAAATTTATAAAGCAGCGTTATGCGGAGTCAGTTGACTATATTTATATAGATCCACCATACAATACGAACTCCACGCCAATTCTATACAAAAATGCTTATAAAGACTCTTCATGGATTTCATTGATGGCGGACAGAATGAGAGAGTCAAGGGATCTTCTTACAGACAAGGGCGTTAAAACAGTAGCGATTGATGACACCGAGATGGTAAATCTCTCAATGCTCATGAAAGACACTTTCCCTGACCACCGACTCTCTAGGGTTACGGTAGTACATAACCCAAAGGGCTCAATAACTAAAGCCTTCAACCGAACACATGAATATGCCTTATTTCTCACGAAAGATGATGGTGGGATACACATAACAAGAACACCCGAACAGAACGAAAAACCAAGAAAAATGCGGAGGTGGGGGGAGAACTCACTTCGAACTGAAAGAAGACTATCTTTCTATCCTATTTATGTGAAAGGCAAAGAAATCGTCAGGGTAGGTGATGTTCCAGATGATGATTATCACCCCGAGGGGAGAAACATCCAACTAGAAAGTGGCGAGATTGAAATCTGGCCAATAGATCAAGATGGCGTGGAGAGGAGATGGAATTTTGGGCTTGATTCTATTCATGAAAACTTAAGTAGAGTAACCGTTTTAGAAGTAGATGGGACACTAGACTTGTTTTTGACTCATGAATTAACTGTGCCTAAAACAGTCTGGTCCAGTGGCGATTATGATGCAGGCAACTACGGTAATACTTTATTGATCGATATTTTAGGGAACAAAAGATTTGATTTTCCAAAGTCAATTCGCCTAATTGAAAAATGTATAACTCTGGCAACAAGAGAAGATGCACCTGAGCCACTTATACTGGATTATTTTGGTGGTTCAGGAACTACGGCTCATGCTTCGATTAACCATTCTAGAAGAGGCAAAAGGACAAAGTATTGTTTAGTAGAGATGGGCAAGCACTTTGATGATGTTGTTTTACCCAGAACCAAAAAAGTTATTTATTCGGAAGACTGGAAAGCTGGCCGGCCATTAACCAGAAAGGGTATTTCCCATTGCTTCAAATACCTACGTTTAGAGTCTTATGAGGATAGTCTCAATAATTTAGGATTAGCTGAAACTGCACATACTGATGATTTTTTTTCGGATAGTATTAATGGACAGCTAAGAAAGGATTTCTTTTTAAATTATTTTCTCGATGTTGAAACAAGAGGCTCTGCTAGTCTGCTTAACATTGAGCAGTTCCAAGATCCTACAAAGTATTCATTACGGGTGAAAAAGCCAGGAACAGACATACAAGTTCCTATATGTGTGGACTTGATAGAAACCTTTAACTGGCTACTTGGCCTCGAGGTGGCACTTTTAGATAAGCCCCGCACTTATGATGCTGAGTTCGAAAGAGAGTATGACTCAGAGCTGCCCGAGGATCAGCATACCCGCCTTCAAGTAAAACGTTTCAAAGAAGATGACCACGGTTCGTATTGGTTTAGAGTAGTTGATGGTCATGTCCGTCGAGAGTATGGCAACGATGCTGATAAAGAAAAAGTGATGGTGATTTGGCGCAAGTTGACTGATGATCCAGAAAAGGATGCGGCTGCACTTGAGGCCTTACTCTCAAAATACCGCGTAAATCAATCTGACAGCGAATTCGACAAAATTTATATCAATGGCCCACATGGTTTGAGTTTGACTGGTCAGGCCAAGTCGAAATTATTAAGCCTAGAAGAGACCTTTATGGCACGGATGTGGGAAGACACAGATGGAGCCATGGGCTAA